In one window of Tripterygium wilfordii isolate XIE 37 chromosome 1, ASM1340144v1, whole genome shotgun sequence DNA:
- the LOC119993632 gene encoding pyridine nucleotide-disulfide oxidoreductase domain-containing protein 2, translated as MREATMWKRTYSSSTSATRVLTDKKWDALVIGGGHNGLTAAAYLSRGGLSVAVLERRHVIGGAAVTEELIPGFKFSRCSYLQSLLRPSVIKELELARHGLKLLKRNPSSFSPCLDGRYLLLGPDKELNRSEISKFSERDADEYPRYENQLENFCKFMDPLLDLPPPESLQAVSSFNDRFKDKIHKSAFWAHCLRQALSMGQKDMLDFVNLLLSPASKVLNKWFETDILKAMLATDAVIGTTGSVHTPGSGYVLLHHVMGETQGDRGVWSYVEGGMGSVSLSISNAAKEAGAHIVTSSEVSELMVAESGAVNGVLLADGTRVHSSVVLSNATPYKTFMELVPSNVLPDDFIRELKYTDYSSATTKINLAVDKLPQFQCCNNSNPHAGPHHRGTIHIGSESMEDIHLACQEAANGIPSRRPVIEMTIPSVLDKTISPPGKHVINLFVQYTPYKPSDGSWDEPAYREKFAQRCFSLIEEYAPGFTSSIIGYDMLTPPDLEREIGLTGGNIFHGAMGLDSLFLLRPVKEWSKYRTPLHGLYLCGSGTHPGGGVMGAPGRNAAQIVLQDLKRS; from the exons ATGAGAGAAGCCACAATGTGGAAAAGGACCTACAGCAGCAGTACAAGCGCAACGCGCGTGCTCACAGACAAGAAATGGGACGCACTTGTGATCGGAGGCGGCCACAACGGCTTGACAGCTGCCGCCTACCTTTCTCGCGGCGGCCTCTCCGTAGCTGTCCTGGAGCGGCGACACGTCATCGGTGGCGCAGCTGTTACGGAAGAACTTATTCCAGGCTTTAAGTTCTCTCGTTGCAGCTACCTGCAAAGCCTCCTCCGGCCGTCCGTCATCAA GGAGCTAGAGCTAGCGAGACATGGACTGAAGTTGTTGAAGAGAAATCCTTCATCGTTCTCGCCTTGTCTCGACGGACGGTACCTTCTATTGGGGCCTGATAAGGAGCTTAACCGGTCAGAGATTTCAAAATTCTCAGAACGAGATGCAGATGAATATCCTAG ATATGAGAATCAACTAGAGAACTTCTGCAAATTTATGGATCCACTTTTGGATTTACCTCCTCCTGAATCTTTGCAAGCTGTCTCATCTTTCAATGATAGATTCAAAGATAAAATCCATAAGTCAGCCTTTTGGGCTCATTGTCTGCGGCAAGCTCTCTCCATGGGCCAAAAGGATATGCT GGACTTTGTGAACCTTTTACTATCTCCAGCTTCCAAGGTCTTGAATAAGTGGTTTGAG ACAGATATTCTAAAGGCAATGTTAGCAACAGATGCAGTCATAGGGACCACG GGTAGTGTCCACACACCAGGGAGTGGATATGTGCTGCTACATCACGTAATGGGAGAGACTCAAGGAGATCGTGGAGTTTGGTC ATATGTCGAAGGTGGCATGGGCTCAGTGTCATTGTCTATCAGTAATGCTGCAAAAGAAGCTGGCGCTCATATTGTGACAAGTAGTGAG GTTTCAGAATTAATGGTAGCGGAATCTGGTGCAGTGAATGGG GTCTTGCTAGCTGATGGAACAAGAGTGCACTCTTCAGTTGTATTGTCAAATGCTACCCCTTACAAAACTTTCATG GAGTTAGTTCCTAGTAATGTCCTTCCCGATGATTTTATTCGAGAGCTGAAGTACACTGACTATAGCTCT GCAACAACTAAAATAAATTTAGCTGTTGATAAATTGCCACAATTTCAATGTTGCAATAACAGTAATCCCCATGCCGGTCCTCATCATAGGGGCACTATTCATATTGGTTCAGAGAG CATGGAGGACATTCATTTGGCTTGCCAAGAAGCTGCCAATGGAATACCATCAAGAAGACCAGTCATAGAGATGACTATTCCTTCAGTACTGGACAAGACCATTTCTCCACCTG GTAAGCATGTGATTAACTTGTTTGTACAATATACACCCTATAAACCATCAGATGGCAGTTGGGATGAGCCAGCTTATAGG GAAAAATTTGCACAAAGATGCTTTTCCTTGATTGAGGAGTACGCCCCTGGCTTCACCTCATCAATCATCGGTTATGACATGTTGACCCCACCAGACCTTGAAAGGGAGATTGGTCTTACAG GAGGCAATATTTTTCATGGTGCTATGGGATTggactctctcttcctcttgcGACCAGTAAAAGAATG GTCAAAATATAGGACTCCACTCCATGGGTTGTACTTGTGTGGAAGTGGGACTCACCCAGGGGGTGGTGTCATGGGCGCTCCTGGACGTAATGCTGCACAAATTGTTCTTCAAGATCTCAAAAGGAGTTAA
- the LOC120001320 gene encoding lysine--tRNA ligase, cytoplasmic-like: MEGSADEAAKGVAALAMEGSDSGQQMSKNALKKAEKNLKREEQKRLKDEMKAKKDAEKPSSQAQKSAAADDDNMDPTQYFENRIKYLGTQKTEGKNPYPHKFFVTMSILNYLEKYEGLSNGEHLEDISESLAGRIMSKRSSSSKLVFYDLHGGGAKVQVMADASKSGMDEVEFSKFHASVKRGDIVGVTGFPGKTKKGELSIFPRTFIVLSHCLHMMPRQKAAPASENANMKKMNAWVPGSTRNPETYILKDQETRYRQRYLDLMLNGEVRQIFKTRSKIISYVRRFLDNLDFLEVETPMMNMIAGGAAARPFVTHHNELNMKLYMRIAPELYLKELVVGGLDRVYEIGKQFRNEGIDLTHNPEFTTCEFYMAFADYDDLMGLTEKMLSGMVKELTGGYKIKYHANGLDKDPIEIDFTPPFRRIDMIEDLEKEANLNIPKDLSSEETKKYLADACLKFDIKCPLPQTTTRLLDKLVGHFLEEKCVNPTFIINHPEIMSPLAKWHRDRPGLTERFELFINKHELCNAYTELNDPVVQRQRFAEQLKDRQSGDDEAMALDETFCTALEYGLPPTGGWGLGIDRLAMILTDSQNIKEVLLFPAMKPQDEPPAKATE; encoded by the exons ATGGAAGGCTCTGCCGATGAGGCTGCGAAAGGAGTAGCTGCCCTAGCAATGGAAGGCTCTGATTCCGGACAACAGATGAGCAAGAA CGCACTCAAGAAGGCAGAGAAGAACCTGAAGAGGGAAGAACAGAAGAGGCTCAAAGATGAGATGAAGGCGAAGAAG GATGCTGAAAAGCCCAGCTCCCAGGCTCAGAAATCTGCTGCTGCTGATGACGATAATATGGATCCAACG CAATACTTTGAGAACAGGATAAAGTATCTTGGAACCCAGAAGACCGAAGGGAAGAATCCGTATCCTCACAAGTTCTTTGTTACAATGTCAATTCTAAACTACTTGGAAAAATATGAAGGCTTAAGTAATGGAGAGCATCTTGAGGATATCTCAGAATCCTTGGCTG GGCGAATTATGAGTAAACGATCTTCCTCCTCAAAGCTGGTCTTTTACGATTTacatggtggaggtgctaaagTTCAAGTTATGGCTGATGCAAG CAAGTCGGGCATGGATGAAGTTGAATTTTCTAAGTTCCATGCCAGTGTCAAGCGTGGAGATATTGTTGGTGTTACAGGGTTTCCAG gaaaaactaaaaaaggGGAGCTGAGCATTTTCCCGAGAACATTCATAGTTTTATCCCATTGTCTGCACATGATGCCAAGGCAAAAAGCTGCTCCTGCTTCTGAGAATGCCAATATGAAG AAAATGAATGCATGGGTCCCAGGAAGTACCCGTAATCCTgaaacatatattttaaaagATCAG GAAACAAGATATCGTCAACGCTATTTGGACTTGATGTTGAATGGGGAAGTTCGACAAATATTCAAAACAAGATCAAAGATAATTTCATATGTTAGGAGATTTCTTGACAACCTAGATTTTTTGGAG GTTGAGACACCTATGATGAACATGATTGCTGGTGGTGCTGCTGCCCGTCCTTTTGTGACTCATCACAATGAGCTAAACATGAAGCTTTACATGCGTATTGCACCTGAACTCTATCTGAAGGAGCTTGTTGTTGGTGGACTAGACCGTGTTTATGAGATTGGGAAACAATTCAGAAATGAGGGCATTGATTTGACGCATAATCCAGAGTTCACCACTTGTGAGTTCTATATGGCTTTTGCAGACTACGACGACTTGATGGGTCTCACTGAGAAAATGTTAAGTG GTATGGTTAAGGAGCTTACAGGTGGTTATAAGATAAAATATCATGCAAATGGCCTTGACAAGGATCCAATTGAGATTGACTTCACTCCCCCATTCAG GAGGATTGATATGATAGAAGACTTGGAAAAAGAGGCCAATCTTAATATACCAAAGGATTTGTCAAGTGAGGAAACTAAGAAGTATTTGGCAGATGCATGCTTAAAGTTTGATATCAAATGCCCCCTTCCTCAAACAACAACTCGCTTATTGGACAAA CTTGTTGGGCACTTTTTGGAAGAAAAGTGTGTTAACCCAACTTTCATCATTAACCATCCGGAGATAATGAGTCCTTTGGCAAAGTGGCATAGAGATAGACCTGGCCTCACTGAGCGGTTTGAATTGTTTATCAACAAACATGAG CTTTGCAATGCATATACCGAATTAAATGATCCTGTAGTTCAACGCCAGAGATTTGCTGAACAACTAAAG GATCGACAATCTGGTGATGATGAGGCCATGGCCTTGGATGAAACATTTTGCACAGCTCTCGAGTATGGTTTGCCTCCAACTGGTGGGTGGGGATTGGGCATCGATCGGCTTGCCATGATATTGACTGATTCTCAGAATATCAAG GAAGTTCTTCTCTTTCCTGCCATGAAACCCCAAGATGAACCACCTGCTAAAG CAACCGAGTGA
- the LOC120010472 gene encoding organic cation/carnitine transporter 2-like yields MTDSVMLELSCLESTKPENKLKVGETVEHEPAQANSGEPTSFLNDESTTIHSVDKIIEQSLGGFGWVQLVQAFLVALSSLFDSLQTFISIFTDADPKWHCTNSNSSICNPNSNICNIPKSSWAWNGHSSETTVSAWGLECSSSFMTGLPASSYFMGSLLGGFVLAVFADSSIGRKKLLFLSCLAMSFTSAITVFSTNIWVYSALRFVCGICRVPIGTCNLVLLTEKVGKEWRGRVGVMEELFFTLGYLSLPGIAYLTKGSSWKSLYLATSIPTFCYCLVLLFFVSESPRWLLTQGRHEEAIVVLKTISSSTKSNPALLSQLSKLDKPLEGETSKPNHWSMIKKLFKKKWALQRMVGLLVPGFCIGLGYFGMALGVGNLDMNLYLSVTLNALLEIPSCVMTFLMIEKWSRKGSLITLCVLGGIFGIMTPFARIGGIVIGLELAAFFCACTAYNVIMIYTVELFPTCVRNFVTTAVRQTLMFGAVFGPVIVSSWRNNELLSYRVFGALLLVSGFFMVRLPETRGVALSDTIDEQEQKDNNTMPV; encoded by the coding sequence ATGACGGATTCAGTAATGTTGGAGCTGTCTTGTCTTGAGTCAACTAAGCCAGAAAATAAGCTAAAAGTCGGTGAAACAGTTGAGCATGAGCCGGCTCAAGCTAATTCAGGCGAGCCAACAAGTTTTCTAAATGATGAAAGTACTACCATCCATTCGGTAGACAAAATAATAGAGCAAAGTTTGGGTGGTTTTGGTTGGGTACAGTTGGTTCAAGCGTTTCTAGTGGCTTTGTCATCCTTATTTGATTCATTACAAACATTCATCAGTATCTTCACTGATGCCGATCCTAAATGGCACTGCACCAATAGTAACTCTTCAATATGCAACCCAAACTCAAACATCTGCAACATCCCCAAGTCTTCCTGGGCTTGGAATGGGCACTCATCAGAGACAACTGTGTCCGCATGGGGATTAGAGTGTTCTAGTTCATTCATGACGGGACTACCCGCATCATCATACTTCATGGGTAGTTTGTTAGGCGGGTTCGTTCTGGCTGTATTTGCTGATTCATCGATCGGTCGCAAGAAATTGTTATTCCTATCATGTTTGGCAATGTCTTTTACATCTGCTATCACCGTGTTTTCGACGAATATTTGGGTTTATTCGGCTTTGAGATTTGTCTGTGGCATTTGTCGCGTGCCGATCGGAACATGTAATCTAGTATTGCTAACGGAGAAGGTAGGGAAGGAATGGCGTGGAAGAGTTGGGGTCATGGAAGAGCTGTTTTTCACTTTAGGGTACTTGTCCTTACCTGGTATTGCGTATTTAACCAAAGGTTCTTCGTGGAAATCACTTTATTTGGCCACTTCAATCCCAACATTTTGTTACTGTTTggtacttttattttttgttagtgAGTCTCCTAGGTGGCTTCTTACGCAAGGACGTCATGAAGAAGCAATTGTTGTACTCAAAACCATTTCGTCTTCCACAAAAAGTAATCCAGCACTACTAAGCCAGCTCAGCAAATTAGATAAGCCTCTTGAGGGAGAAACTTCAAAACCTAATCATTGGTCAATGATCAAGAAATTGTTCAAGAAAAAATGGGCATTGCAACGGATGGTGGGTTTATTAGTGCCTGGATTTTGTATCGGTCTGGGGTACTTTGGTATGGCATTAGGAGTTGGAAACTTAGATATGAATCTCTACTTGAGTGTTACACTAAATGCCCTATTGGAGATACCTTCATGTGTTATGACTTTCTTGATGATTGAAAAGTGGAGCAGGAAAGGTTCGCTAATCACACTTTGTGTACTTGGTGGGATTTTTGGTATAATGACTCCATTTGCAAGAATTGGAGGAATAGTGATTGGATTGGAATTGGCAGCATTTTTCTGTGCATGTACTGCATACAATGTAATTATGATATACACAGTGGAATTGTTCCCAACTTGTGTGAGGAACTTTGTTACAACAGCTGTAAGACAGACCTTGATGTTTGGTGCGGTGTTTGGTCCAGTAATTGTTTCCTCCTGGAGGAATAATGAGTTGCTGTCTTATAGAGTGTTTGGTGCTCTGTTGTTGGTTTCTGGGTTCTTTATGGTGAGACTGCCAGAGACAAGAGGTGTGGCCCTTTCTGATACAATTGATGAGCAGGAGCAAAAAGACAATAATACGATGCCGGTTTGA
- the LOC120001342 gene encoding 7-methyl-GTP pyrophosphatase isoform X1 — translation MAARESPFKIILGSSSMARRQILAEMGYDFTIITADIDEKLIRKEKPEELVMALAEAKADAIISKICNIGKLEENAHATLLITADTVVVYEGIIREKPGNKEEAREFIKGLLLDLSYTSLHCHLCSHLFAGYSGGNAAVVGSVLVTNLKTGTRKGGWDRAEVYFYEIPNEVIDDLIEEGITLNVAGGLMLEHPLTLPFVEAVVGTTDTVMGLSKALTEKLIRAAL, via the exons ATGGCTGCGAGAGAATCTCCGTTCAAG ATAATTCTGGGTTCGTCGTCAATGGCTCGGCGACAAATATTAGCTGAAATGGGCTATGATTTTACAATAATT ACTGCAGATATAGATGAGAAGCTTATTAGGAAAGAAAAGCCAGAGGAATTGGTAATGGCTTTAGCAGAGGCAAAG GCAGATGCCATCATCTCGAAGATTTGTAATATCGGGAAATTGGAAGAGAATGCTCACGCGACACTGTTAATTACCGCAGACACT GTGGTGGTATATGAGGGGATAATTAGAGAGAAACCAGGCAACAAGGAAGAAGCACGGGAATTTATCAAAGGTTTGCTGCTGGATCTTTCTTACACCTCATTGCATTGCCATTTGTGTTCACATCTATTTGCAGGTTATTCTGGCGGTAATGCAGCAGTTGTAGGATCTGTGCTTGTAACCAACCTCAAGACCGGGACAAGGAAAGGGGGATGGGACAGAGCAGAG gtatatttttatgaaataccAAATGAGGTCATTGATGACTTG ATTGAGGAAGGAATCACCCTAAATGTTGCTGGGGGCCTGATGCTGGAACATCCTCTGACATTGCCCTTTGTTGAAGCAGTG GTGGGGACAACAGATACCGTGATGGGACTTTCTAAAGCTCTTACCGAAAAACTTATACGGGCAGCTCTGTAG
- the LOC120001342 gene encoding 7-methyl-GTP pyrophosphatase isoform X2, whose amino-acid sequence MAARESPFKIILGSSSMARRQILAEMGYDFTIITADIDEKLIRKEKPEELVMALAEAKADAIISKICNIGKLEENAHATLLITADTVVVYEGIIREKPGNKEEAREFIKGYSGGNAAVVGSVLVTNLKTGTRKGGWDRAEVYFYEIPNEVIDDLIEEGITLNVAGGLMLEHPLTLPFVEAVVGTTDTVMGLSKALTEKLIRAAL is encoded by the exons ATGGCTGCGAGAGAATCTCCGTTCAAG ATAATTCTGGGTTCGTCGTCAATGGCTCGGCGACAAATATTAGCTGAAATGGGCTATGATTTTACAATAATT ACTGCAGATATAGATGAGAAGCTTATTAGGAAAGAAAAGCCAGAGGAATTGGTAATGGCTTTAGCAGAGGCAAAG GCAGATGCCATCATCTCGAAGATTTGTAATATCGGGAAATTGGAAGAGAATGCTCACGCGACACTGTTAATTACCGCAGACACT GTGGTGGTATATGAGGGGATAATTAGAGAGAAACCAGGCAACAAGGAAGAAGCACGGGAATTTATCAAAG GTTATTCTGGCGGTAATGCAGCAGTTGTAGGATCTGTGCTTGTAACCAACCTCAAGACCGGGACAAGGAAAGGGGGATGGGACAGAGCAGAG gtatatttttatgaaataccAAATGAGGTCATTGATGACTTG ATTGAGGAAGGAATCACCCTAAATGTTGCTGGGGGCCTGATGCTGGAACATCCTCTGACATTGCCCTTTGTTGAAGCAGTG GTGGGGACAACAGATACCGTGATGGGACTTTCTAAAGCTCTTACCGAAAAACTTATACGGGCAGCTCTGTAG